In a genomic window of Lathamus discolor isolate bLatDis1 chromosome 4, bLatDis1.hap1, whole genome shotgun sequence:
- the CCDC122 gene encoding coiled-coil domain-containing protein 122, which produces MAKQNSPSLIQVVKQVAEQQHSQVTEMEKNKTVLFQLQAKFQELEKEMGSILLETRTTEREIYLRDDAIEMTKHHCENLEAEVRALYSENLKLRLDAEAVQEEFERTFARNNEYREKIKAHKHLFWEMESKMPVMMELAKKKAIVQELKTKKEELMHDLQNPERSVIKQVQEEIMLLQREIMTLKEFISNKTDLLDKERKMHAKLRKEIEVQNKRYDAILKRLHCQLNKLHSNKRQWHWNIQQLEKRAAELRKCLGVAALQSSM; this is translated from the exons ATGGCCAAGCAAAATTCTCCTTCGCTAATTCAAGTTGTAAAACAagttgcagagcagcagcattcccaggtgacagagatggaaaaaaacaaaacagtcctTTTCCAATTGCAG gCAAAGTTCCAGgaactagaaaaagaaatgggttCTATTCTGTTAGAAACAAGgacaacagaaagggaaatatatcTGCGAGATGATGCCATAGAAATGACAAAACACCACTGTGAAAATCTGGAGGCTGAAGTTAGAGCCCTATATTCTGAAAATTTAAAGCTGAGGCTTGATGCAGAAGCAGTGCAAGAAGAGTTTGAGAGGACATTTGCAAGAAATAATGAATATCgggaaaaaataaaggctcATAAACATCTCTTTTGGGAGATGGAAAGTAAAATGCCAGTTATGATGGAGCTTGCTAAAAAGAAAGCCATTGTTCAAGAATTGAAGACAAAGAAAGAGGAGTTAATGCATGATCTCCAGAATCCAGAAAGATCTGTTATAAAGCAAGTGCAG GAAGAAATTATGCTTTTACAAAGGGAAATCATGACATTGAAAGAGTTCATCAGTAATAAAACAGATTTGCTcgacaaagagagaaaaatgcatgcTAAGCTTAGAAAAGAAATTGAG GTACAGAATAAAAGATATGATGCTATTCTAAAACGTTTACATTGCCAGCTGAACAAACTCCATTCAAATAAAAGACAATGGCACTGGAACATTCAGCAGTTGGAGAAGAGGGCTGCAGAACTAAGGAAGTGTCTTGGAGTAGCAGCATTACAAAGTAGCATGTAA